From a single Xyrauchen texanus isolate HMW12.3.18 chromosome 26, RBS_HiC_50CHRs, whole genome shotgun sequence genomic region:
- the LOC127620239 gene encoding G-protein coupled receptor 20: MGTFAGEYFNVTSESPVNATYHLLGLPYLKKLSRLDEALYQEFYVLWIALIVVNTLMFVVGVLLNSLALYVFCQQSRSRTTPAIYTINLAVADLLVALSLPARIALYHSGGKCVACFYIHNFSYFVNMYCSILFLTSICVDRYMAVVRSAGTVGRWRIPAVAKFVSVCVWLFAVVVTYSLQTSAIEFHGASCCRLAVLFTLTVLEFILPLLVIITFTVRVACVLADGRLMQQSWGRRARAVRLLVAVLVVFTVCFTPYHVREAVVYFQLGGSREQHVVAYHVTITLSSLNSCLDPVVYCFVPDSFRSTLRKEQRKRLSNHPMPIAKSNRTKGSGPPTAIAYSAATLTLTPYLLPPRDAPA; encoded by the coding sequence ATGGGGACCTTCGCTGGAGAGTATTTTAACGTCACCTCTGAATCCCCTGTCAATGCCACGTACCACCTCTTGGGGCTTCCCTACTTAAAGAAACTGTCCCGTTTGGACGAAGCTCTCTACCAGGAATTCTACGTTCTCTGGATTGCACTAATAGTAGTAAACACGCTCATGTTTGTTGTTGGGGTCCTTTTAAACAGCCTAGCCCTCTACGTATTTTGCCAGCAGAGTCGCTCTCGGACGACTCCCGCCATATATACCATAAACCTAGCAGTGGCCGACCTGCTGGTGGCGCTGTCGCTCCCTGCTCGCATCGCTCTCTACCACAGCGGCGGTAAATGCGTCGCCTGTTTCTACATCCACAACTTCAGCTACTTCGTAAACATGTACTGCAGCATCTTGTTCCTCACCAGCATCTGCGTCGACCGCTACATGGCGGTTGTGCGATCCGCAGGAACCGTTGGACGCTGGCGAATCCCCGCAGTCGCTAAATTCGTAAGTGTTTGCGTGTGGTTGTTCGCCGTGGTAGTTACCTACTCCCTGCAAACATCCGCGATTGAGTTCCATGGCGCGTCTTGTTGTCGCTTAGCTGTTCTTTTCACCCTAACCGTTCTGGAATTCATATTGCCGCTTCTGGTCATCATAACCTTCACCGTACGCGTAGCATGCGTGCTGGCGGATGGCAGGCTCATGCAGCAGAGTTGGGGTCGCCGCGCGCGTGCCGTAAGGCTGCTCGTGGCCGTTCTAGTGGTGTTCACGGTTTGTTTTACGCCGTATCATGTGCGCGAGGCTGTGGTGTATTTCCAGCTAGGAGGCAGCAGAGAACAGCACGTAGTAGCATACCACGTTACGATCACTCTTAGCAGTTTAAATAGCTGCCTCGATCCTGTGGTTTACTGCTTCGTACCGGATAGTTTCCGCTCTACTCTTcgcaaagaacagagaaagaggtTGTCAAATCATCCGATGCCAATTGCGAAGAGTAACAGGACCAAAGGTTCCGGACCGCCAACGGCTATTGCGTACAGTGCGGCTACACTCACGCTAACACCATATTTACTGCCACCCAGAGACGCCCCTGCCTGA